Proteins encoded by one window of Rutidosis leptorrhynchoides isolate AG116_Rl617_1_P2 chromosome 7, CSIRO_AGI_Rlap_v1, whole genome shotgun sequence:
- the LOC139859786 gene encoding uncharacterized protein translates to MENELTDDNTLETIYFFSQNDPNYEAQIEIQFEEVFSTTQGSGYMDLIQTLEGGPSTSNYHSTVVEDEQERRDKVENVVDPEDGMSTATEDTVSKYSLEDNVSDDEGREEQVEPQMEAAPSSRFGFVNEGEGSNSFPFDDDQEVSWVFYDKEIGIISKGMVFQNKSELIYAVRKWNIHHNREIVVTQSKSGYWQAHCRTTSSSFKGPQERYHCAWSVSGSSHNRSKVWKITKWKDEHTCYGHVSENNKRCLTSSLIATEIEHQLCVNVAYPVANIQAQIKNTWHVDIRYGKAWNARHIAIERLFGTWESNFIHLPNYINELVTTNPDTIVVFENGPEIYEGFDTFKFVFWAFGPAIKAFKLCIPMICIDGTHLKGSYKGKLLTTVAKNANNKILPIAFALVDEESNESWSWFLQMLQENVIGNKKLCVVSDRHQGILHAMGAQTYGWEHRYYLRHIRSNLLSKYTKVISLKHLCWTVGSTTNQILYKNAFRAIKQASVEAWQYLQDADVGKWTVYRDSQRSRWGNTMTNIVESLNNVFRHARMMPIKACIEYTFDYTRQHFYDQSRESRLCNSPLSKNMFNVFNERAKRAQRYKTTCYHEEQGIYKVHSTFQRSGEGGTDYTVEFKKKRCSCGIWQHQRLPCSHAISVCSHLNEDINKQISKKYTTPIWREQYSDHFNPLRDASYWTHIEWKIMADPSRLIKHRGGSNQNV, encoded by the coding sequence ATGGAAAATGAACTTACTGATGATAACACTTTGGAaacaatatattttttttctcaGAATGATCCAAATTATGAGGCTCAAATTGAAATTCAGTTTGAGGAAGTTTTTTCAACCACCCAAGGTTCGGGTTATATGGATCTTATTCAAACTTTGGAGGGTGGTCCATCAACATCAAACTACCATTCAACAGTTGTTGAAGATGAACAAGAACGAAGAGACAAAGTAGAAAATGTAGTAGACCCAGAAGATGGTATGTCTACTGCAACCGAAGATACAGTTTCTAAATATAGCCTTGAAGATAATGTTTCCGATGACGAAGGTAGAGAGGAGCAAGTGGAACCACAAATGGAGGCTGCCCCAAGTTCACGTTTCGGGTTTGTTAATGAAGGTGAGGGTAGTAATAGTTTTCCATTCGATGACGACCAAGAAGTTTCATGGGTTTTTTATGATAAGGAGATCGGTATTATTTCCAAAGGAATGGTGTTCCAGAACAAATCCGAACTTATTTATGCTGTTCGAAAATGGAATATACACCATAATAGAGAAATAGTTGTTACACAAAGCAAGTCGGGTTATTGGCAAGCACATTGTAGAACAACTAGCTCAAGTTTTAAGGGTCCACAAGAAAGATACCATTGTGCCTGGAGTGTTAGTGGTTCGTCTCACAATCGATCTAAGGTATGGAAAATAACAAAATGGAAAGATGAACACACGTGTTATGGACACGTATCAGAAAACAACAAACGTTGTTTAACCTCTAGCTTAATTGCTACTGAAATTGAACATCAACTATGTGTGAACGTTGCTTATCCTGTTGCCAACATCCAAGCCCAAATAAAAAATACATGGCATGTGGATATCCGTTACGGCAAAGCATGGAACGCTAGGCATATTGCAATCGAACGATTGTTTGGAACTTGGGAAAGTAACTTTATTCATTTACCAAATTATATAAATGAATTAGTTACTACCAATCCAGACACAATTGTTGTGTTTGAAAATGGACCTGAAATTTATGAAGGTTTCGACACCTTTAAATTTGTGTTTTGGGCATTCGGTCCAGCCATTAAAGCGTTTAAACTGTGTATTCCAATGATTTGCATTGATGGCACCCATTTGAAAGGTAGTTATAAGGGTAAATTGTTAACAACGGTTGCCAAAAATGCTAATAATAAAATTTTACCCATTGCCTTTGCCCTAGTTGATGAAGAAAGTAACGAAAGTTGGTCTTGGTTTTTGCAAATGCTCCAAGAAAATGTTATTGGAAACAAAAAGTTGTGTGTCGTCTCTGATCGACACCAAGGTATCTTACATGCAATGGGTGCTCAAACATATGGTTGGGAACATAGGTACTACTTGCGCCACATTCGTAGCAACTTGTTGAGCAAATACACTAAAGTGATATCGCTCAAACACTTGTGTTGGACAGTCGGTTCAACAACTAATCAAATATTGTACAAGAATGCTTTCAGAGCCATCAAACAAGCTAGTGTGGAGGCTTGGCAATATTTGCAAGATGCTGATGTAGGTAAATGGACTGTGTATAGGGACAGTCAGAGGAGTCGTTGGGGTAACACAATGACAAATATTGTTGAGTCCCTCAACAATGTGTTCCGTCATGCCCGTATGATGCCGATCAAAGCGTGTATCGAATATACATTTGATTACACCAGACAACACTTCTACGATCAAAGTCGAGAATCAAGGCTATGTAATTCACCACTTTCGAAGAACATGTTTAACGTCTTTAATGAACGGGCAAAAAGAGCTCAACGTTACAAAACAACATGTTATCACGAAGAACAAGGTATCTACAaggttcattcaacttttcaaagaaGTGGTGAAGGTGGCACCGATTACACAGTggagtttaaaaagaaaaggtgttcttGTGGTATTTGGCAACACCAAAGATTACCTTGCTCTCATGCGATTTCCGTATGCAGCCATCTAAACGAGGATATAAATAAACAAATCAGTAAAAAGTATACAACTCCTATATGGAGAGAGCAATATAGCGATCATTTTAATCCATTAAGAGATGCGAGCTACTGGACACATATAGAATGGAAAATTATGGCCGATCCATCAAGATTGATTAAGCACAGGGGCGGAAGCAATCAAAACGTATGA